In a single window of the Bacillus sp. (in: firmicutes) genome:
- the obgE gene encoding GTPase ObgE yields the protein MFVDQVKIYVKGGDGGNGMVAFRREKYVPKGGPAGGDGGKGADVVFEVDEGLRTLMDFRYQRHFKAPRGENGMSKNQHGKNAPEMVVKVPPGTVVMDANTKEVIADLTEHGQRAVIAKGGRGGRGNTRFATPSNPAPEICEKGEPGQEREVILELKLLADVGLVGFPSVGKSTLLSVVSAAKPKIAEYHFTTLVPNLGMVETEDGRSFVMADLPGLIEGAHQGVGLGHQFLRHIERTRVIVHVIDMAAMEGRDPYEDYVTINQELKEYNLRLTERPQIIVANKMDMPGAEENLATFKEKVGNDVPIFPISALTRQGLRDLLFAIADKLEETPEFPLHEEETGVHRVVYKHEQPKPEFTITRDSDGSFVLSGEKIEKLFKMTDFSRDESVRRFARQMRAMGVDEALRQKGAQDGDTVRLLDYEFEFIE from the coding sequence ATGTTTGTCGATCAAGTCAAAATTTATGTGAAAGGTGGCGACGGCGGGAACGGAATGGTCGCCTTCCGTCGTGAAAAATACGTTCCAAAAGGTGGGCCAGCTGGTGGTGACGGCGGGAAAGGAGCGGATGTCGTTTTTGAAGTAGACGAAGGGTTACGTACGTTGATGGATTTCCGTTATCAACGTCATTTTAAAGCCCCGCGTGGAGAAAACGGTATGTCAAAAAATCAGCACGGCAAAAATGCCCCAGAGATGGTTGTAAAAGTTCCACCAGGTACAGTTGTAATGGATGCCAATACAAAAGAAGTGATCGCCGATTTAACCGAACACGGCCAAAGAGCTGTGATTGCCAAAGGTGGACGAGGTGGTCGAGGAAATACTCGTTTTGCGACACCATCGAACCCGGCTCCAGAAATTTGTGAAAAAGGGGAGCCTGGTCAAGAGCGTGAAGTTATTCTAGAACTTAAATTATTAGCTGATGTTGGCCTTGTAGGCTTTCCAAGCGTCGGTAAATCAACTCTTCTTTCCGTTGTCTCAGCGGCGAAACCGAAAATTGCTGAGTACCATTTCACGACACTTGTTCCGAACTTAGGGATGGTGGAAACAGAAGATGGTCGCAGTTTTGTCATGGCTGATTTACCAGGATTAATTGAAGGTGCCCACCAAGGAGTCGGGCTCGGACATCAATTTTTACGCCACATAGAGCGGACTCGCGTCATCGTCCATGTCATTGATATGGCGGCTATGGAAGGAAGAGATCCGTATGAAGACTATGTCACCATCAATCAAGAATTGAAAGAATACAATTTACGTTTAACAGAACGACCTCAAATCATTGTTGCGAACAAAATGGACATGCCTGGCGCTGAAGAGAATTTAGCGACATTTAAAGAAAAAGTAGGAAACGACGTACCGATTTTCCCAATTTCGGCCCTTACTCGCCAAGGATTACGGGATTTATTATTTGCAATTGCAGATAAGCTAGAAGAAACACCTGAGTTTCCGCTTCACGAAGAAGAAACGGGTGTTCATCGCGTCGTTTATAAGCATGAACAACCGAAACCAGAGTTTACAATTACGAGAGATTCAGACGGTAGTTTCGTTTTATCTGGAGAGAAAATTGAGAAATTGTTTAAAATGACCGACTTCTCTAGAGACGAATCCGTCCGTCGTTTTGCACGCCAAATGCGGGCGATGGGTGTTGATGAAGCTCTGCGGCAAAAAGGAGCCCAAGATGGAGATACCGTACGCTTATTGGATTATGAATTTGAATTTATTGAATAA
- a CDS encoding ribosomal-processing cysteine protease Prp, which translates to MIRVAIQQTSDGKIMSFTMKGHANFAEHGQDIVCAGASAVSFGTINAILQLTKIKPRIDQSSDGGYLRFTVPEQLPKDVEEKVQLLLQGMVISLQTIERDYGKYIHITFS; encoded by the coding sequence ATGATACGGGTAGCTATTCAACAAACTTCAGATGGCAAAATCATGTCCTTTACCATGAAAGGACATGCGAACTTCGCGGAACACGGTCAAGATATTGTTTGTGCTGGTGCTTCAGCCGTATCATTCGGAACAATTAATGCGATTCTTCAATTAACGAAGATTAAGCCACGCATTGATCAAAGTTCTGATGGTGGATATCTTCGATTTACGGTTCCAGAGCAATTGCCAAAAGACGTAGAAGAAAAAGTTCAATTGTTATTGCAAGGAATGGTCATTTCCTTGCAAACAATTGAACGTGATTACGGAAAATATATACACATTACCTTCAGCTAG
- the rpmA gene encoding 50S ribosomal protein L27 encodes MLRLDLQFFASKKGVGSTKNGRDSIAKRLGAKRADGQFVTGGSILYRQRGTKIYPGLNVGRGGDDTLYAKVDGIVRFERMGRDKKKVSVYPVAKEA; translated from the coding sequence ATGCTAAGACTAGACCTACAGTTCTTCGCATCCAAAAAAGGGGTAGGTTCTACTAAGAACGGTCGTGACTCAATCGCGAAGCGTCTTGGTGCAAAACGTGCGGATGGCCAGTTCGTAACTGGTGGTTCTATCCTTTATCGTCAACGCGGTACCAAAATCTATCCAGGCCTAAACGTTGGTCGTGGTGGTGACGACACATTATACGCAAAAGTTGACGGTATCGTACGTTTCGAGCGTATGGGTCGTGACAAGAAAAAAGTGAGCGTATACCCAGTAGCGAAAGAAGCATAA
- a CDS encoding Spo0B domain-containing protein — protein MDKKWTIVEVLRHARHDWLNQLQLIQGYITLNKLDRVKELINEIVARAQEDSKLSNLQLPRVAERLITHNWEPHAFQISYEIHAKANEISISDEWLDQWIDAFFQMLDCELSKDVENILHLTLHTFKEAITFSFRLTGRMEEPHRIKTWLEENAKGHIKHIEIFHVDTQLLSFKLCL, from the coding sequence ATGGATAAAAAATGGACGATTGTGGAAGTTTTGCGCCATGCAAGACATGATTGGTTAAATCAGCTCCAATTAATTCAGGGGTATATTACGTTAAATAAATTGGATCGGGTAAAAGAACTGATTAACGAGATTGTAGCTCGAGCCCAGGAAGATTCGAAACTATCCAATTTACAACTTCCGCGCGTAGCTGAGCGGTTAATTACGCACAATTGGGAGCCTCATGCATTCCAAATTTCGTACGAAATACATGCGAAAGCAAATGAAATTTCTATTTCAGATGAGTGGCTCGATCAATGGATTGATGCTTTTTTTCAAATGCTCGACTGCGAACTATCGAAAGATGTCGAAAACATACTCCACCTCACCTTACATACATTTAAAGAAGCCATTACGTTTTCCTTTCGCTTAACAGGTCGTATGGAGGAGCCACATCGAATTAAAACGTGGTTAGAAGAGAATGCGAAAGGTCACATTAAACATATAGAAATTTTTCATGTAGACACACAATTGCTATCGTTTAAGTTATGTTTATAA